The bacterium genomic sequence GCCAAGGTTTTGAGGGGGAACCTAACGATCAGTTTTCAAGAATCGGGGGTGCTTCAAGCCGAAAAATCAGCCTCCGTGTCCCCTGGATATGAAGGTAGGATTATCTCGATTATCGAGGATGGAACTAAAATAAAAAAGGGAGATACGGTTCTTGTTCTCGACCGAACAGATGTGGAAAAGCAGCTGCAAGATCAGAAGCTTCAAGTTGACAAAACTGAGCTTGAGTTAAGGAATGCTCAGTCTGAGCATGAAATTCTTGTAAGCAAGGATAAGACCGAATATGAACAGGCTTATCGGAAGCAGCAAGCGAATGAATCCGACCTGAAACTTGCAGGGCAAAAAGTTGATAAGCGCAAAGAACTTCTCGCTGAACAGTTAATTGTTAAATCAGAGCTCGAAGTTGCCGAGTTGGAGCAACGTCGTATGGAGCTGGAAGTAGCCAACGGCCAACAGGGCCTCGATCAAAAGATCAAAGAGAATAAAATCAAAGAAGACCAAAGCGCGTTGACTGTTAAAAGCCTTAAAAGAGCGGCCGATAATGCAAAGCAAACTTATAATGAGACTATGACTAAATCAAAAAACATGGTCGTTACAGCCCCGATAGATGGTTTAGCTGTAATATTGCGTGATAGTTGGAGTGGTGGTGAACTAAGACAATTTGCTGCTGGTGATAATGTCTACAGCACCCAAAAAGTTTGTCAGATACCAGACCTTTCCTCAATGCAAGTTAAAGTGAAGGTTGGTGAATCCGATACACCAAAGATTCGGATTGGTATGCCGGTTCATGTTCGCCTCGAATCATTCCCTAAGAAGCTATTTAAAGGCAAAGTATCCGGAATATCGATTTTGGCATCAGAGGGTCGCCCTTGGGAAGGGGCCACTCCTGGGAAGAAAACCTTTGATGTTACCGTCTCATTATCTGAAGTGGATACGAATATAATGAAGCCTGGCATAACTGCAGATGTCGAGTTTATGATTGACCAAGTGTATAACGCGGTTTACGTCCCTATCGAAGCTGTAGTGGAGAATATGGGGCAGACGTTTATCTATGTCAAGGAAAGTTATGGCTTCCGCAAAGTCCCTGTGAAGATAGGGCTTCAAAACGACAATTTTGTTATCATCACGAAAGGGCTAAGCCCTGGCCAAAAGGTTGCTTTGCGAGAACCCTCTCGTCCCACCGAAGAAGAAGCAATAGACGCCCAAGAGAAAGGTTCAAAGACCGCTCCCATTCCAACATCACCGACGAATTAAGATGAGTATTTTTGATTCATTACGTACCGGATTAATGGAGTTGCTCAGCCATAAAATGCGCTCGTCACTGACGATGATGGGTGTCATTTTTGGCGTCGCGGCTGTTATCGCGATGGTATCGATTGGCGAAGGCGCCAAGCAGGAAACGCTGGAGCAAATTAGAGAGATGGGGACTGATACTATTGTTGTGAAGCGTATCTCAATCGCGGGTGAATTATTAGAAAAGGCTCAGAAGCGGTCGCCCAATGGGCTTCGATATTCAGATGCCGAGAGTATCCGCGCAATCTGCTCAGATGCGCTTGAAATCGTTCCTGTGCGCCAAGTCTCCGCAGACGTTAAACTAAGGACTCGACCGATGCCTGTGAAAGTGGTGGGGGTGGGAGAAGGATATGACCGTGTTTTGCGCCTCAGACTCCAAAACGGTCGTTTTCTCTCACAAGAGGATGTCACACTCAAAAGAGCTGTCTGCGTACTTGGTTCGAGGGCAAAACGAGACTTAGCAGGTTTTACAGACCCGATTGGCCAAATTATCCATATCGACAAGAAACCATTTCGTGTTGTCGGTTATCTGGAGACGATGCTTTACGGAGAATCGCCTGCTTTTGCCGCTCTGAGGGATACCAACTCTGATGTCTATATCCCGATAACCGTCTCGATTTCAGACTATCAGATTTATGCCGAGCAAGCGATACCGTTAACACAATCTGCTCTGAGTGAGCTTTGGCGCAAACTAAACGTTCACGCCAGCGCCGAAAATAGCCCAATCTCTGAAATTGTGGTTCGTGCCCCAAATGAAGAGGCGACGGCTCCCCTTTCGGATGTTATTCATTCAATAATCGAGCGGCATCATCGTGGGATTAATGATTTTGCCATTATTATCCCAGCCGAGCTTATTAGGAAGAGTCAGCAGACTCAGCAGATATTCAATATCGTTATGTTGGCGATCGCTAGTATCTCGCTTCTAGTCGGCGGAATTGGAATTATGAATATCATGCTGGCGACCGTCAGTCAGAGAACACGTGAAATTGCAATAAGACGTTGTGTTGGCGCCACTCGAAGTGATGTTGTAAGGCAATTCTTGCTGGAGGCGTTGGTCATCACCTGTATCGGCGGTCTCATCGGCGTAGGGCTTGGAGTGGGGGGCGCGCGCGGGATAGCGTTGTACGCGGGTTGGGTTACAGTCGTTTCGGCTCAAGCAATAATCATTTCCTTTAGTGTATCCGCACTGGTGGGGATTGTATTCGGCTTATACCCAGCTGTTCGAGCCGCAATGGTTGATCCGAGTGAAGCGTTAAGGCAAGCATAAAAATGGCAATTATCGAGGCAATTGATTTAGAGAAAACTTACAAGTTGGGTTCTGTTGAGGTACCCGCATTGAGGGGCGTGAGCTTTAGCATCGAACCCGGCGAGTTTGTGGCGATTATGGGGCCATCCGGGTCGGGCAAATCGACTTTATTGAATATTCTTGGTTGCCTTGACCGGCCAACCGGTGGGCGATTCATGCTGTTGGGTAAGAATGCCGGTCGTTTAGGCGATACCTCTCGCTCTCACTTACGAAATCACACCATAGGTTTTGTTTTTCAGAGCTTTAATCTGCTTCCAAAGATGACTGCTCTGCGAAATGTGATGCTTCCGCTTACCTATTCAGCCCATAAGAAAAATGCGCGCTCGGCTCGTGAGTTGCTTGCTCAAGTGGGGCTTGAAAAACGCATGCATCATAGTCCTCTTGAGCTTTCCGGGGGTGAACAACAGCGTGTCGCCATAGCCCGCGCGTTAGTAAACGATCCCCCAATCGTAATTGGCGATGAACCTACCGGCAACCTGGATACTTCAACCGGCAAGGAAATCATGAGCGTATTCCAACAACTCAATAAGGCCGGCAAGACAATCATCATCGTAACACACGAACCGGAAATCGCTGAATATGCCCACCGCACCTTAAAATTTCGAGACGGCCTTATTGAATCGGACACAAAACTCACTACCCCTTCCGAAATGAGATAAACTGTCGCATATAAACAATACTCCTCATCCCCTTTGTGCTCGGAGTCTGAAAGTCGGTATTATTTATGTAATAATTAAAGGCTCTATATAGAGGTACTTGTGAATCATCATAGAAGTTTAAAAGCTATTTATCCTGGAAGTTTTGATCCGCCTACTATGGGTCAT encodes the following:
- a CDS encoding ABC transporter permease — protein: MSIFDSLRTGLMELLSHKMRSSLTMMGVIFGVAAVIAMVSIGEGAKQETLEQIREMGTDTIVVKRISIAGELLEKAQKRSPNGLRYSDAESIRAICSDALEIVPVRQVSADVKLRTRPMPVKVVGVGEGYDRVLRLRLQNGRFLSQEDVTLKRAVCVLGSRAKRDLAGFTDPIGQIIHIDKKPFRVVGYLETMLYGESPAFAALRDTNSDVYIPITVSISDYQIYAEQAIPLTQSALSELWRKLNVHASAENSPISEIVVRAPNEEATAPLSDVIHSIIERHHRGINDFAIIIPAELIRKSQQTQQIFNIVMLAIASISLLVGGIGIMNIMLATVSQRTREIAIRRCVGATRSDVVRQFLLEALVITCIGGLIGVGLGVGGARGIALYAGWVTVVSAQAIIISFSVSALVGIVFGLYPAVRAAMVDPSEALRQA
- a CDS encoding ABC transporter ATP-binding protein gives rise to the protein MAIIEAIDLEKTYKLGSVEVPALRGVSFSIEPGEFVAIMGPSGSGKSTLLNILGCLDRPTGGRFMLLGKNAGRLGDTSRSHLRNHTIGFVFQSFNLLPKMTALRNVMLPLTYSAHKKNARSARELLAQVGLEKRMHHSPLELSGGEQQRVAIARALVNDPPIVIGDEPTGNLDTSTGKEIMSVFQQLNKAGKTIIIVTHEPEIAEYAHRTLKFRDGLIESDTKLTTPSEMR
- a CDS encoding efflux RND transporter periplasmic adaptor subunit, with translation AKVLRGNLTISFQESGVLQAEKSASVSPGYEGRIISIIEDGTKIKKGDTVLVLDRTDVEKQLQDQKLQVDKTELELRNAQSEHEILVSKDKTEYEQAYRKQQANESDLKLAGQKVDKRKELLAEQLIVKSELEVAELEQRRMELEVANGQQGLDQKIKENKIKEDQSALTVKSLKRAADNAKQTYNETMTKSKNMVVTAPIDGLAVILRDSWSGGELRQFAAGDNVYSTQKVCQIPDLSSMQVKVKVGESDTPKIRIGMPVHVRLESFPKKLFKGKVSGISILASEGRPWEGATPGKKTFDVTVSLSEVDTNIMKPGITADVEFMIDQVYNAVYVPIEAVVENMGQTFIYVKESYGFRKVPVKIGLQNDNFVIITKGLSPGQKVALREPSRPTEEEAIDAQEKGSKTAPIPTSPTN